GTGTTAGTGAGGTCCTTCTTATTAATTAGGCAGCACTAAAATACTGTGTCCCTTATGACAGACTACTCTGTTAtaagggagaaaataatttgttatttcAAGGTTTCCCTCTCAGCCTGCAACTGTCCTTGCCTGGCTTGAATAGGAACACAAGGATATTGTTTACTTGTTGAGGTTTGCTATTCCTAATTTGCCTGGACAGTTTTCAATTGCAGTTATGTAGATATGATGAATATTATGTGATAGAATGAGACCATTTAACTAGGGTAGATTCCTGAGGCAACCAGCTTGGATGGAGGGAAGGTGTTAAATTGCACTGGGACAGTTATTACACAACTGCAGAGTTGCCCAGACATGCAGctaactgaaatgctgaaagattCAGAACACACTTGAATTCAGTGCCTCTGTCATTCTCACCTTATGTCTCTTGCTTTTGGTGTTAGTCAAAATAGATGGGAACTGGTCAGTGTGAACAGGTGATAGCACAAAGTTCACTGAATCTAAAGTTTGAGAATGCACAGAAATCCTAAATGCAGTAAGTGCTCAGTCACAAAGCTGAAATCACTGAAGACTCAGCTTGCGTGACAAAAAGAACCTTGCATGCACTTCACCAGTGTACACTACTTAAATCTTCCACTGGAGCAAAACTAAGGGCGTGGTTTATATAAACTTGCACTGTGCATGTAGCATTGCTGTTCTTTTGTTCTACGGTGTGATAGCCTGGCAGAGGATCACCTGTCATTTGTTTAAGGGAAACAGTTAAACCTGTCAACAGCAGTGCAAGAGGAGACAAGTCTTAGCTGATGAAATAGCAGCTGAACTGCACCACATTCAGCATGTCAGACAGCCTTCAACTTTGAGCCTGACGCAGGGCTTTTAGGAAGCCCTTTCACATGCTTCTGAGTCTCACatgttgggttggttttgttttttaaataactatAGATAGAATTTTAGTGAAGACATGCAAAGATCTCATCCTAGTTGTACAATCACAAAGTGAATGAGAGAATGGAGTTGTTAGGTGAATTGGTGTATGCCTGTTCCACTACACCcaattttatttgaaacagagaagagaaaccTTCAAAAAGGTAGTTTCAGAAAGCTTTATTGAAAAGATTTGAACATGTTACAGCATCAGTGACTTACACTTTGTATTAGCTTGCTTCACACATTCCATAACGTGAAACCAGCTGCTTATAGGCACCCTTCACCACCCTCCTACAGAACAGTCAGTAAGCACACACTGTAGTGTGTGAATGTGCTAGTCACAAGCCTGAAGGGTGGGTTGCTTACTCACATGGCTACATCacagccaaaacaaaaaagattttttaataCTGTCATGTTAGTGAACCACACCGCTGTTCTacaggcttttttctttgttacctTGGCCCTCAGAGTCCAAACAGATGCATTTTCATGCTATTGGGTTATTTTTCATCCCCAAACAGGCATTAATTTTATGCTTCTAGCCATTCTGAAGGTCATAAATTTGTTCATATATCATGGAACTGAGACCAATTTGTGTTATACAGTCAGAAGTATGGAGATTGTCATTGCATAAGTGAGAAAATTGTTCTAGATGGGATTCTCAACCCAATGTTGTTGTTGAAATTCCTTGCATTACTGTCCTATGTACTTTGTATGTCTGCCTTGCGCAATTAACTTTCCTGTCGCCTTATTTGTTAGATCCACGCTGGCAAATGCAAGATTTCTTCCTTGCTTCAAAACCTGAGCTGTGATCAGTACTTCTTCTCCAACTTTAGCAGCTGAAGCATATcttaaatgaagaacaaaatgaacaagTAAGGGTCTGTACAGAGCATGAATCTAagtctattttcttctttatagaTTGTCACAAGAGAAATTAAGCAAAACTAAGTAATAGTCACATCTCCTTATAACTGCCTGCTTGAAAATCCCTGCTACCTGAAGTCCTTGAACTCCTACAGAGTATTGCAGAGGTAGTTTGATACAGCAATTCTCTGAAGAGATGGGAGGATAGAAAGAAACCCATTGCTTGGTTCTTATGAAGTGTCTTTTTGGAGCAGGAAGAATTAGGTACCAAAAATCTCAGTTACAAGCTCAACTTTAATTCCTATTCCAGCCACTGCAGGCTTCTTGTGTCCTTTCTAAACCAGTCTGGCTGGTTTCTGAAGAACATCTCTGCAAGTAACATATCCAGAAGGTCATTTCTGTATAGAACCTAATCACAGGTTAACTGCTTCACATAGCCCGGTCACAGAAAAGCCACGGGAATTTGGGAGGCTTTCAAAACTTTCCTGGTTTAACTCAGTTTCAATTCATTACAtgactttctgttttatttactcAAGTGTGTGGGCGTGCCTCTGAAAACACACTGTCCAggaattaagaagaaattttaccacaaaaagccacaaaagTTTTGTTTGACCCACGTATCTCCTAAACTTTATGCTACTTGATTATTTTGGATCACAGTGTCAGTGGAAAGCTCCAGTCCCGCATTACCAGTGGGAAATCAGAAGGCACTGGGGGAAAGGAATGCATCTAGTAAAGATACAGATCACTCCCCACATATTTCCCtatggttttgggtttttttaggcAGCTTTAATGAGGAGTTATTTCTCCAAGATTTTTAGTGCTCAGTATTAGTTATTTCAAGTCGGACTACTTCAGTAATCACTTCAGAGGAAGTAAAGAAGCAAAGCTGACAAGCTGTAATAGCGAGATCAAAGAAGgtttcagcttctttttaaagGTACTGTTTAAAAATTGCATTGCAGGAAGAACTATTTTCAACCACCAAGCGCCCTAGAGTCAAGGAATCTTCTATCAGTGAGAAATTCTGACTCAATTTGTAGTTTATCCTCTGAGTGTAAAACAGAGctaaaatgtttccttttttactcTTGGACTAATGCTGAAAAAGGGTTTATTGAAAGCTGTTTGGCCTAGATTTTGTTGTTTGAGGAAACTCTGCCCAAGCAAAGCCAATTGTGTAAGACTAAGGAGTTACTACATACCATCCCTTTTAATGTTCCATGAATGAATGGGTAACAACGCATGTAATAAATACAAACTCTGATTCAAATTTTGCAGCCAACTGGCAGTATCCTCAGATATGCTTCTGTCCACCCACAACtcagtttattaaaaacaagactTCATCACCTATTCAAAGCAGGTAGTACAACACATAAGGGAAGTGTAATAGAGTCAGTACCTTGTCAGGGAAGAGAAGTTAGTAAGTTCTGCTAGGCGTGATGGAAGATACCTACGTGATGTTCATGTCCACACTGACCCCGGGCAATGCTCTTTCTGTGTACAGCAATGCAAATGTTGATACAACATCCACAAGTGTGGCTGTCAAGCCTCCGTGTAACGTGCCAAATCTATTGGAATGTTCCTCCTCCACTTTCAATTCGCACACAACTTTTCCTGGATTTGCAGAAAGAAGTTTCACCTATATATAACcaaaaatggaataaaaagctTACTGACAGAGTAGCAACTCCAGGTGCTGCCCTGAATCAAGTTGAAAGGATTATTTTGGATTCATGAGACAGATGGAAAGACATAAAACATAGTAATTGAACTGTCACATCAGATATTTCCATAAACTTTGAGCTAATCCCATTGGCCTACTTGAACTGAAACCTGCATTCCTGGGCACAATCATCCAACGCTGAATTGTAATGTACTACAGCACTATAATTTGTGTACATGCTTCGATAGGTGTTATATAGaaaacctgtactgatgcatgcaattattccacCCCAGGTGTAGGACTGCacttgttgaacctcatcaggttcctctgtgcccaactctccagcctgtccaggtctcactgaatggcagcacagccttcttgCTAAGGGTGCGTTCTGTCTTTTCAGCCATCAATGAATCTGTTGAATAAGACCAGACCCAGTACTGACCCTAGGGAACACCAGTATACAGGTCTCTAATCATacactgtgctgctgatcaCTACTCTCTGAGCTCTGTCagccatagaaccatagaatggcaTGGGGTTGGTATGGGCTCCTTACAACTCTATGAGCGTCTTAAAGTTTTATACTTTCTAGACATAAGACCAAAATGACTTGGGGAAACACAATGATAGGAGCTGCTGtcatagaatagtttgagttggaagggactgttAGAGACCATTTAGTTCAACTCCCctacagtgaacagggacacctacagctaaaTCAAGTTATTCACAGCCCTGTTCAGTCTGACCTTGAGTATCTTCAGGAACAAGGCAGgaacaacagaatcacagaattatcaaggttggaaaagacctagaagatcatctagtccaacctctctgggcacctTGCTCCAGCACCTCTACTCTTACTGTAAAAACCTCTTCCACACACATGAAGACAACATGACGCCAGAAACAGAATCCTGGCTCTGCAAAACATAACGAAGGCCCCGGAactgggagcacacagcagctaCACTACCACACACTGCAATATGTGATACACTAACATCATTTTAACTGTGTTTTAACTGTACTACAGCATTATATTATTGTTAATATGCCTTGTATAAGTTTGTGACTTCAGAACTGCACCAGACCATTATGTTTCTTAACACCGGGCCTTGCCAGCAGCTCACAAACCCCTgccatgtttgctttttcagcgTGACTTCAAGTTGAATCTATTCCGAAAGGGACtcgttttcatttttaagcagagAGCAGCAATAACATTTCAACACACCACAGCCCTAAAAGTGACCTTGGCCACCGGCATTACTAAGGAATTACTCCTATTTCCCACCGCCCCGGGGGAACGGGGACCCGGCAGCCCTCCCTACCTTGCCGAGCACCCTGTCGAATCCCTCGGACTGCAGCATGTACTTCATAGCATCCCGCAAACCCTCCAAGGTTAACCGCGTGCTGCCCATCTCGGTCACGGCGCCCTATGACAACAGCACGGCCCGGAACGGCTCGGCTCCGCTTCCGCTCCGCCCGCAGCGCGATGGAGCTGGAGGCGCGGAACGAACCACGCTCCCCGCGGGCGGAGCAtggggaggaggatgaggaggatgaggatgaggaacTACGGCTCGCCAAGCGGAGGAAAGTGCTGTGCTCCGAGTTTGCCGCCGTCACCAGCAGCGACGAGGCGGTGGCGAGCGGCTTCCTGGAAGGGAACGGCTGGCAGCTGGAGGGAGGGCCGGCGGcggggggaaggggagagcgGCTGCCATTCCCCTGCGCTCTGCCTCTGTGTTTCAGAGGGCGCTGGACGCCTATTTCGAGGCACCGATGAACGGACAAgatgcagcaggagggagctcTGTGGGGAACGACAGCTGGTGAGTCCCCTGAAAGGAGAGATAGAAAGGCCCCTCTGGtcttgggctggaagaaccccaggcacttgtacaggctgggaggagtggtccttgagagcagctcggcagaggagaacctgggggtcctgatggatgaaaaactcaacatgagccagcagtgcgctctggcagcccggaaagcaaatgggatcctgggctccatcaggagaggggtggtcagcagggatagggaggtgattgtccctcactactctgctcttgtgaggccccatctgttgtactgtttCCAcgtgtggagccctcagtacaaaaaagacatggagattttggaaagggtccagaggagggccacgaagatgatcaggggctggagcacctcccctatgaggacaggctgagggagttgggtttgttcacctggagaagagaaggttgtggggtgacctcattgcagcctttcaatacctgaagggaacctacacccaggaggggagataactctttgaaagggctgacaatagcaggacacggggaaatggttttaagttaaagagggaagatttaggttggatgttggggAAGTTCTGCACTAGGAGAGTCGtttaggccctggaacaggctgcccagggaggttgtggatgccccgtccttggaggtgttcaaggccaggttggacggggccctgagcaacctgatctagtaaaggtgtatgtttggtggccctgccaggcagggggttggaactacatgatccttgaggtcccttccaacccaggtcattctgtgattctgtgattcattctgtgTGGTCTTTATAGCTGAGAACAAGCTGTGTTTGGCAACAACTGACCTGAAAGTAGCGAGGTGAGGTCGGCCTCTTCGCACAGGTGATGGcataggatgagagggaatggcctcaagttgtgccagggtaggatcaggttggatattaaggagaatttcttcttcaaaagagcggtgctgcagtggcacatgctgcccagggaggtggtggtgtcactGCCCGTGGAGGTGTTCTAGAGCcatatggatgtggcactgagggatgtggcaGTGggtgtgtgattctgtgactctatagaacatatatatatattcatgtaaCTGTATAAAAGAATTGCTGCTATCCAGCTGCTCCACAGCAAGTCAGAAGATGACTGTCAAACTGTAGgcaccttttccttttctcctagTTGCCTTTGCACTGTAGCTTATGCCTCCACCCTataaggaggaggaagaaattgTAAATTCTATGTACTAAGACTCCATGTGATTGAAGTcttatgttttaattactgtGCTTCTTCAGAATTACAATAAGAGATCACCTCGTGTTCACTTATTTGTTGGGAAAGTTTTGGGTGGTTGTCTGTAAGTTGTGTGGGGTGTAAA
The window above is part of the Coturnix japonica isolate 7356 chromosome 2, Coturnix japonica 2.1, whole genome shotgun sequence genome. Proteins encoded here:
- the ACOT13 gene encoding acyl-coenzyme A thioesterase 13 is translated as MGSTRLTLEGLRDAMKYMLQSEGFDRVLGKVKLLSANPGKVVCELKVEEEHSNRFGTLHGGLTATLVDVVSTFALLYTERALPGVSVDMNITYASAAKVGEEVLITAQVLKQGRNLAFASVDLTNKATGKLIAQGRHTKYIGQ